The genomic window TACAGACCTTCAGATAAGGGACACAGTGTACATTTTCAACCGGCTTGGAAATGGCGGGATTATTTCACGTTTAACGTAGATCATAAGGTTATAGGCATCCAATATTTGGTGACTGCCTTTTTCTTCTACTTGATTGGTGGGTTGATGGCGATCGCAATTCGTACTGAGTTAGCCACGCCTGATGCAGACTTCATTGATCCGAATCTGTACAACGCCTTCATGACCAATCATGGAACAATCATGATTTTCCTATGGATTGTTCCCAGTGCGATCGGGGGTTTTGGTAATTATCTCATCCCCTTGATGATTGGGGCGCGGGATATGGCGTTCCCGAAATTGAACGCGGTCGCTTTTTGGTTGAACCCACCAGCCGGATTACTCCTTGCAGCGAGTTTCATTTTCGGTGGTTCTCAATCTGGTTGGACTGCTTACCCACCATTAAGTCTAGTTACAGCACCCATCGCTCAAAGTCTGTGGATTTTAGCGATCGTGTTGGTTGGTACTTCCTCCATTCTCGGTTCGGTGAACTTTGTTGTCACCATCCTGATGATGAAAGTCCCCAGCATGAAATGGGATCAATTACCTCTGTTCTGCTGGGCTATCTTAGCGACTTCTATACTAGCACTGGTTTCTACACCTGTATTAGCTGCGGGTTTGGTATTATTGCTATTTGACATCAACTTTGGTACTTCTTTCTTTAAACCAGATGCTGGTGGTAACGTCGTTATCTATCAACATTTGTTCTGGTTTTACTCTCACCCGGCAGTATATTTGATGATTCTGCCCATCTTCGGCATTATGTCCGAAGTGATTCCCGTCCATGCACGGAAGCCAATTTTTGGATATAAGGCGATCGCCTATTCTACTGTCGCTATCTGTGTTGTTGGCTTGTTTGTCTGGGTACACCATATGTTTACCAGTGGGACAGCAGGCTGGATGCGGATGTTTTTCACAATCTCAACTTTGATTGTGGCAGTTCCTACCGGCGTAAAGATTTTCGGTTGGGTTGCGACTCTCTGGGGTGGTAAGATTCGCTTTACTAGTGCCATGCTATTTGCGATCGGCTTATTGTCGATGTTTGTCATGGGTGGTTTAAGCGGCGTGACAATGGGGACTGCACCTTTTG from Nostoc sp. UHCC 0870 includes these protein-coding regions:
- the ctaD gene encoding cytochrome c oxidase subunit I, producing MTQVEFPPYRPSDKGHSVHFQPAWKWRDYFTFNVDHKVIGIQYLVTAFFFYLIGGLMAIAIRTELATPDADFIDPNLYNAFMTNHGTIMIFLWIVPSAIGGFGNYLIPLMIGARDMAFPKLNAVAFWLNPPAGLLLAASFIFGGSQSGWTAYPPLSLVTAPIAQSLWILAIVLVGTSSILGSVNFVVTILMMKVPSMKWDQLPLFCWAILATSILALVSTPVLAAGLVLLLFDINFGTSFFKPDAGGNVVIYQHLFWFYSHPAVYLMILPIFGIMSEVIPVHARKPIFGYKAIAYSTVAICVVGLFVWVHHMFTSGTAGWMRMFFTISTLIVAVPTGVKIFGWVATLWGGKIRFTSAMLFAIGLLSMFVMGGLSGVTMGTAPFDVHVHDTYYVVAHFHYVLFGGSVFGIYAGIYHWFPKMTGRKLNEFWGRIHFVLTLIGTNLTFLPMHKLGLQGMPRRVAMYDPQFVDLNVLCTIGAFLLGLSVVPFALNVLFSWRKGELAGDNPWEALSLEWTTSSPPAVENWEVLPVVTHGPYEYGHSSEVSE